In the genome of Flavobacterium panacagri, one region contains:
- a CDS encoding 5-(carboxyamino)imidazole ribonucleotide synthase, with translation MNYFSSDFKLGILGGGQLGKMLLFDTRKFDIQTYVLDPSDEAPSKIACNKFFQGDLMDYETVYNFGKQVDVLTFEIELVNLEALTQLENEGLKIYPSPKTLKGIQNKGVQKEFYAKNNIPTAPFERFENLENLKSKINDLKLPFVWKCTEFGYDGNGVKIVRQVSDLDTLPNVECIAETMVPFKNELAVIVVRNPSGEMKTYPVVEMEFHPEANQVEYVICPARIDDKVAEKARAIALQVSENFNHVGLLAVEMFQTQDDEILVNEVAPRPHNSGHYSIEASYTSQFENHLRAILDLPLGNTDSKVAGIMVNLVGAEGHSGNVVYENIETILGWNGVTPHIYGKKQTRPFRKMGHVTIVNEDMAEARRIAQEVKNTIRVISGQ, from the coding sequence ATGAATTATTTTTCTTCTGATTTTAAATTAGGAATATTAGGTGGCGGACAATTAGGTAAAATGCTTTTGTTTGACACCAGAAAATTTGACATACAAACTTACGTTCTGGATCCAAGCGACGAAGCACCGAGTAAAATTGCCTGCAACAAGTTTTTTCAAGGCGATTTAATGGATTATGAAACCGTTTACAATTTCGGGAAACAAGTCGATGTTTTGACTTTTGAAATCGAATTGGTAAATCTTGAAGCTTTAACGCAATTGGAAAACGAAGGTTTAAAAATATATCCTTCTCCAAAAACCTTAAAAGGAATTCAGAATAAAGGCGTTCAAAAAGAATTTTACGCTAAAAATAATATCCCAACCGCACCTTTCGAAAGATTTGAAAATTTAGAAAATCTAAAATCTAAAATCAACGATCTAAAATTACCATTTGTGTGGAAATGCACCGAATTTGGTTATGACGGAAACGGAGTAAAAATAGTTCGTCAGGTATCCGATTTAGATACTTTGCCAAATGTAGAATGTATTGCAGAAACTATGGTTCCGTTCAAAAACGAATTGGCGGTAATTGTAGTTAGAAATCCATCTGGAGAAATGAAAACATATCCGGTTGTCGAAATGGAATTTCACCCAGAAGCCAACCAAGTAGAATACGTAATCTGCCCAGCAAGAATTGATGATAAAGTAGCTGAAAAAGCCAGAGCAATTGCTTTGCAGGTTTCAGAAAACTTCAATCATGTTGGTCTTTTAGCCGTTGAAATGTTCCAGACTCAGGACGACGAAATTTTGGTTAACGAAGTTGCTCCTCGCCCACACAATTCTGGTCATTATTCTATCGAAGCAAGTTATACTTCACAATTCGAAAATCATTTACGTGCTATTTTAGATCTTCCATTAGGAAACACAGACAGTAAAGTAGCCGGAATTATGGTCAATTTAGTAGGTGCCGAAGGTCATTCTGGAAATGTAGTGTATGAAAACATCGAAACCATTTTAGGATGGAACGGAGTTACGCCACATATTTACGGCAAAAAACAAACACGCCCTTTCAGAAAAATGGGTCACGTGACAATCGTAAATGAAGATATGGCTGAAGCCAGAAGAATTGCACAGGAAGTGAAGAATACTATTAGAGTGATCAGTGGTCAGTAA
- a CDS encoding hemolysin family protein: protein MEILIIFFLILLNGVFSMSEIALISARKNRLETAAKKGNKSAKTALDLANSPNKFLSTVQIGITLIGILTGIYSGDKITADVELFVAGFAALKPYAHSIAVGIVVVVLTFFSLVLGELLPKRIGLNYPEAIAKMVAMPMKVISIITAPFIWLLTSSTDFLLNVLQIKPTADGKVTEEEIKAIIKEGTEVGEVQEIEQDIVERVFHIGDRKVSSLMTHRKSVDMLPLKADKDKIKELVVQDLHAVYPVYNDNYDDIVGVVTLKNIFASIEKDNFDLSVIVSDAPYLMEQTTAYKALENFKKTGVHYALVSDEYGVFQGLITLNDILEALVGDASEFYKDEFQLIEREDGSWLVDGHYSLHDFLTYFELDELTNDYEVNTVSGMIMTELSHIPKEGEKLVWQKFVLEVIDMDGVKIDKVLVKALKE, encoded by the coding sequence TTGGAAATACTAATTATATTTTTTCTAATTCTACTAAACGGAGTTTTCTCCATGTCTGAAATCGCTTTGATTTCAGCCCGTAAAAACAGGTTGGAAACAGCAGCGAAAAAAGGCAATAAAAGTGCTAAAACAGCACTCGATTTAGCCAATTCGCCAAACAAATTTTTATCAACAGTACAAATCGGAATTACCTTAATCGGTATTTTAACAGGTATTTATTCCGGAGATAAAATCACTGCCGATGTTGAATTATTTGTGGCAGGTTTTGCAGCTTTAAAACCTTATGCACATTCAATCGCAGTTGGAATTGTGGTTGTAGTTTTAACTTTCTTCTCATTAGTTTTAGGAGAATTACTTCCAAAACGAATCGGATTAAATTACCCAGAAGCAATTGCTAAAATGGTGGCAATGCCAATGAAAGTTATTTCGATCATTACGGCGCCGTTTATTTGGTTGTTAACTTCTTCAACAGATTTCTTGTTGAATGTTTTACAAATCAAACCAACGGCAGACGGAAAAGTGACTGAAGAAGAAATTAAGGCCATAATCAAAGAAGGAACAGAAGTTGGAGAAGTTCAAGAAATTGAACAAGATATTGTGGAGCGCGTTTTTCATATCGGAGATAGAAAAGTAAGTTCGTTAATGACACACCGAAAATCGGTTGACATGTTGCCGTTAAAAGCAGATAAAGACAAGATTAAAGAATTGGTAGTTCAGGATCTGCATGCTGTTTATCCAGTTTATAATGATAATTACGATGATATTGTTGGAGTGGTTACATTAAAAAATATCTTCGCCAGTATAGAAAAAGATAATTTCGATTTGTCGGTAATAGTTTCCGATGCGCCTTATTTAATGGAACAGACAACGGCTTACAAAGCGTTAGAAAATTTCAAGAAAACAGGAGTTCATTACGCTTTAGTTTCAGATGAATATGGAGTTTTTCAAGGTTTGATTACTTTGAATGACATCCTAGAAGCTTTAGTTGGAGATGCCTCTGAATTTTACAAAGACGAATTCCAGCTGATAGAAAGAGAAGATGGTTCGTGGCTGGTTGACGGACATTATTCGTTACACGATTTCTTAACCTATTTCGAGTTAGACGAATTAACCAACGATTACGAAGTAAACACTGTAAGCGGCATGATCATGACGGAGCTTTCTCATATTCCAAAAGAAGGAGAAAAATTAGTCTGGCAGAAATTCGTCTTAGAAGTGATCGACATGGACGGCGTAAAAATTGATAAAGTGCTTGTTAAAGCATTGAAAGAATAG
- a CDS encoding adenylate kinase, translating to MINIVLFGKPGAGKGTQAEFLKEKYNLTHLSTGDIFRFNLKNDTELGKKARVFMDNGELVPCEVTTAMLIDEVKKHPDTAGFLFDGYPRTINQAEALDKFLPTIGSSVTATIALEADDEILVARLLERGKTSGRADDQDEEKIRVRYQEYNEKTAPLIDYYKAQNKFHAVNGIGEIKDITERLTSVIDNL from the coding sequence ATGATTAACATCGTTTTATTTGGAAAGCCTGGTGCAGGAAAAGGAACTCAGGCAGAATTTTTAAAAGAAAAATACAATTTAACACACCTTTCAACAGGAGATATTTTTCGTTTCAATTTAAAAAATGATACTGAACTAGGAAAAAAAGCAAGAGTTTTTATGGACAACGGAGAATTAGTTCCTTGCGAAGTAACAACTGCAATGTTAATTGATGAGGTAAAAAAACACCCTGATACAGCAGGATTTTTGTTCGACGGTTACCCAAGAACAATCAATCAGGCAGAAGCTTTAGACAAATTTTTGCCAACAATTGGTTCTAGCGTAACAGCAACAATCGCTTTAGAAGCTGATGACGAAATTTTAGTAGCCCGTCTATTAGAAAGAGGAAAAACAAGCGGAAGAGCAGATGACCAGGACGAAGAAAAAATTCGTGTGAGATATCAGGAATACAATGAAAAAACAGCTCCGTTAATCGATTACTATAAAGCACAGAATAAATTTCACGCTGTAAACGGTATTGGAGAAATTAAAGATATTACAGAGCGCTTAACGTCAGTTATAGATAATTTGTAG
- a CDS encoding PQQ-dependent sugar dehydrogenase: MKRSLSLFSISLLALMTSCNGQVKKEEKEALAKQPGNVVKTAIGDITLPPPYATESKTKNSKVIGWPEGKTPKAPEGFTVTKFADGFENPRWSYIGPNNDIFVVESGTRTSKNQIIVLRDKDKDGKYETREVFISGLNRPLGMLILKDFFYIANTDGLYRYPYKNAPLKLETQGTKIVELPAGGYNNHWTRSLLANPEGTKIYIGVGSGSNVGENGMDKEIRRAAILEINPDGTGEKIYAEGLRNPMGMDWNPANKKELWTAVNERDELGDDLVPDYITSVKRGGFYGWPYSYFGSIPDPRWKGKGERKDLIERAIVPDVPVGAHTASLGLAFYTKDAFPAKYKNGAFVGQHGSWNRSVISGYKVLFVPFKDGKPSGKPEDFLTGFISDNDKAEVYGRPVAVTVMNDGSLLVNDDSGNTIWKVSAK, translated from the coding sequence ATGAAAAGATCCTTATCACTATTCTCAATATCGTTATTAGCCTTAATGACTTCCTGTAATGGACAAGTTAAAAAAGAAGAAAAAGAAGCCTTAGCCAAACAGCCCGGAAACGTTGTAAAAACGGCTATCGGAGACATTACACTTCCTCCGCCCTACGCAACCGAATCAAAAACAAAGAACAGTAAAGTTATAGGCTGGCCCGAAGGCAAAACGCCAAAAGCACCGGAAGGTTTTACGGTAACCAAATTTGCTGACGGTTTCGAAAATCCGCGTTGGAGCTATATCGGACCAAACAATGATATTTTTGTTGTGGAGAGTGGAACCAGAACAAGTAAAAACCAAATTATAGTTTTGCGTGACAAGGATAAAGACGGAAAATATGAAACTCGAGAAGTTTTTATTTCTGGTTTAAACAGACCTTTGGGAATGCTCATTCTTAAAGACTTTTTTTATATTGCCAATACCGATGGACTTTACCGTTATCCTTATAAAAATGCCCCTTTAAAATTAGAAACTCAAGGAACTAAAATCGTTGAACTTCCTGCGGGTGGATACAACAATCACTGGACAAGAAGTTTGCTGGCTAATCCTGAAGGAACAAAAATTTATATTGGTGTTGGTTCAGGAAGCAATGTTGGAGAAAACGGAATGGATAAAGAAATTCGCCGTGCCGCAATTTTAGAAATTAATCCTGACGGAACCGGCGAAAAAATTTATGCTGAAGGTCTTAGAAATCCAATGGGAATGGATTGGAATCCTGCCAACAAAAAGGAACTATGGACAGCAGTAAATGAAAGAGATGAACTTGGCGATGATTTGGTTCCAGATTATATCACGAGTGTAAAAAGAGGCGGTTTTTATGGATGGCCTTATTCGTATTTTGGAAGTATTCCTGACCCAAGATGGAAAGGGAAAGGCGAAAGAAAAGATTTGATAGAAAGAGCTATTGTTCCCGATGTTCCGGTTGGTGCTCACACGGCTTCTTTGGGATTGGCTTTTTATACTAAAGATGCTTTTCCTGCTAAATATAAAAACGGAGCTTTTGTAGGTCAGCATGGTTCCTGGAACCGATCTGTAATTTCAGGTTATAAAGTTTTATTTGTTCCTTTTAAAGATGGAAAACCTTCAGGAAAACCAGAAGATTTTTTAACGGGTTTTATTTCTGACAATGATAAAGCGGAAGTTTACGGGCGTCCGGTTGCGGTTACAGTTATGAATGATGGATCGCTTTTGGTTAATGATGATAGCGGCAATACGATTTGGAAAGTTTCAGCCAAATAA
- the hpt gene encoding hypoxanthine phosphoribosyltransferase: MIQLHDKQFVPFISAKEIDFALTKIVAQVEDDFGDDTPIFIGVLNGAFMVVSDFLKKYKKPCEVSFIKMASYEGTETTNSVKELIGINQDLSGRTVIIIEDIIDTGNTIEELKHLFKAQNVKHFKIATLFFKPEAYKKDIKIDYIGIRIPNKFIVGYGLDYDGLGRNLTEVYKLAE; encoded by the coding sequence ATGATACAACTTCACGATAAACAATTTGTTCCGTTTATTTCGGCTAAAGAAATTGATTTTGCTTTAACCAAAATAGTGGCTCAGGTAGAAGACGATTTTGGAGATGATACGCCAATTTTTATTGGGGTTTTGAATGGTGCCTTTATGGTCGTATCAGATTTTCTAAAAAAATATAAAAAACCGTGCGAGGTTTCGTTTATCAAAATGGCATCGTATGAAGGAACCGAAACAACAAATTCGGTTAAAGAATTAATCGGAATCAATCAGGATCTTTCGGGAAGAACGGTAATCATCATCGAAGATATTATCGATACCGGAAATACAATTGAAGAATTGAAGCATTTGTTTAAAGCACAAAATGTAAAGCATTTTAAAATTGCAACATTATTCTTTAAACCGGAAGCATATAAAAAAGACATCAAAATAGATTATATCGGAATTCGTATTCCGAACAAATTTATTGTGGGTTATGGTTTGGACTATGATGGATTAGGAAGAAACTTAACCGAAGTTTACAAATTAGCAGAATAA
- a CDS encoding TonB-dependent receptor: MSFLKCFLFLLIFFVSKNISAQENIDSVKTQKLNEVLISPLHINRDLQNSPASIGVLSEKELLRNNTTDISNVINTIPGVFMQSSNITTTRISIRGIGARTPYGTNKIRAFYGNIPLTSGNSETVIDDIDLQNINQVEVIKGPLSSIYGAGLGGAILISPETFNKGNYQAEVSSVFGSFGLLKNRVGFNWNEKSASFNLSYHNLKTDGWRENSAYNREGITLGGELFRKKNSKLTYFSNYTYLKAYIPSSINKTTFENNPQAGAPTWVASKGFKEYKSTLGGLAYDFKINDNLNNSTSVFINYKDSNEPRPFDILRQYTFASGARTQFSGDFNIGKIKNQFIAGLEYFRDNYSGNTFQNLYQQNNGNGSLQGNQLTATDQKRDFYNIFSQIRTLLSEHFEIQAGLNYNKTKFELQNDFPASANNLKEKYSYDGIFSPQLSFLYKPNEVRTFYFSVSRGFSLPATEETLTSTGNINSDIKPETGYNFELGGKLHFFNRKLYTEIAIYRMEIKDLLVAKRIGDDQYEGVNAGKTFHEGIEISLNHNWPINRIFTLNSYVGASIGNYEFKEFVDNGNDYSGNKLTGVPANTASAGFTLNTNSGFYFTADFQFTDKIPMNDSNADYSDSYSLLNLKTGYQFEILSGLKAHFDAGINNVMNEKYASMILTNATAVGNAQPRFYYPGLPINYYGIISLNYVF, translated from the coding sequence ATGTCTTTCCTCAAATGTTTTCTTTTTCTTTTGATTTTTTTTGTTTCTAAAAACATTTCAGCACAAGAAAATATTGATTCTGTCAAAACTCAAAAACTGAACGAAGTTTTAATAAGTCCGCTTCACATTAATCGGGATTTACAGAATAGTCCTGCTTCGATTGGTGTTTTATCTGAAAAAGAATTACTTCGAAATAATACCACAGACATAAGTAATGTCATTAACACGATTCCCGGTGTTTTTATGCAATCGTCGAATATTACCACAACCCGAATTTCGATTCGCGGAATTGGCGCCAGAACGCCATACGGAACCAATAAAATCAGGGCTTTTTATGGTAATATTCCACTGACATCTGGAAACAGCGAAACGGTAATTGATGATATTGATCTTCAAAACATCAATCAGGTTGAAGTAATCAAAGGGCCACTTTCGAGTATTTACGGAGCGGGTTTGGGTGGAGCGATTTTGATTTCGCCCGAAACATTTAATAAAGGAAATTATCAAGCGGAAGTCAGTTCTGTTTTTGGATCTTTTGGATTATTGAAAAACAGAGTCGGTTTTAATTGGAACGAAAAAAGCGCTTCTTTCAATCTGAGTTATCACAATTTAAAAACCGATGGCTGGCGCGAAAACAGCGCTTACAATCGGGAAGGAATTACGCTCGGCGGTGAATTGTTCCGAAAGAAAAACAGCAAGTTGACGTACTTTTCCAATTACACTTATTTAAAAGCATACATTCCGAGTTCAATCAATAAAACCACTTTCGAAAATAATCCACAGGCAGGCGCGCCGACTTGGGTTGCTTCAAAAGGATTCAAAGAATACAAATCGACTTTGGGCGGATTGGCTTATGATTTTAAAATAAACGATAATTTAAACAATTCAACTTCTGTTTTTATCAATTATAAAGACAGCAACGAACCGCGTCCTTTTGATATTTTGCGTCAATATACTTTTGCATCAGGTGCGAGAACTCAATTTTCGGGAGATTTTAATATCGGAAAAATCAAAAATCAGTTTATTGCAGGTCTGGAATATTTCAGAGATAATTATAGTGGAAATACTTTTCAAAACTTATATCAGCAAAATAATGGAAACGGAAGTTTGCAAGGCAATCAACTTACCGCAACCGATCAAAAAAGAGATTTTTACAACATTTTTTCTCAAATCAGGACTTTGCTTTCAGAACATTTTGAGATTCAGGCAGGTTTAAATTACAACAAAACTAAATTTGAATTGCAGAATGATTTTCCCGCTTCCGCGAATAATCTGAAGGAGAAATATAGTTATGACGGGATTTTTTCGCCACAGCTTTCTTTTCTTTATAAACCAAATGAAGTTCGAACCTTTTACTTTTCTGTAAGTCGAGGATTTTCTCTTCCCGCTACCGAAGAAACTTTAACTTCAACAGGAAACATCAATTCTGATATTAAACCCGAAACAGGTTATAATTTTGAATTGGGCGGAAAACTGCACTTTTTCAATAGAAAACTCTACACCGAAATTGCTATTTACCGAATGGAAATTAAAGATTTATTGGTTGCCAAAAGAATCGGCGACGATCAATATGAAGGTGTAAATGCCGGGAAAACTTTTCATGAAGGAATTGAGATTTCCTTAAATCACAATTGGCCGATTAATCGAATTTTTACTCTAAATTCTTATGTTGGCGCTTCAATCGGAAATTATGAATTCAAAGAATTTGTCGATAACGGAAATGATTATTCTGGAAACAAATTAACGGGAGTTCCAGCCAATACAGCAAGCGCAGGTTTTACTTTAAACACAAATTCTGGATTTTATTTTACTGCCGATTTCCAATTTACCGATAAAATCCCAATGAACGATTCAAATGCAGATTATTCCGATTCTTATTCACTTCTGAATTTAAAAACCGGTTACCAATTTGAAATTCTATCTGGTTTAAAAGCTCATTTCGACGCAGGCATAAATAATGTCATGAACGAAAAATACGCTTCCATGATTTTGACCAATGCAACTGCCGTTGGAAATGCACAACCAAGATTTTACTACCCAGGATTACCAATAAATTATTACGGAATTATCTCATTAAATTATGTATTTTAG